The Tenrec ecaudatus isolate mTenEca1 chromosome 14, mTenEca1.hap1, whole genome shotgun sequence genome contains a region encoding:
- the DAD1 gene encoding dolichyl-diphosphooligosaccharide--protein glycosyltransferase subunit DAD1, translating into MSASVVSVISRFLEEYLSSTPQRLKLLDAYLLYILLTGALQFGYCLLVGTFPFNSFLSGFISCVGSFILAVCLRIQINPQNKADFQGISPERAFADFLFASTILHLVVMNFVG; encoded by the exons ATGTCGGCGTCGGTGGTGTCGGTGATCTCGCGGTTCTTAGAGGAGTACTTGAGCTCCACGCCGCAGCGCCTCAAGTTGCTGGATGCGTACCTCCTGTACATACTGCTGACGGGGGCGCTGCAGTTCGGTTACTGCCTCCTCGTGGGCACTTTCCCCTTCAACTCGTTCCTCTCGGGCTTCATCTCGTGTGTGGGAAGCTTCATCCTGGCGG TTTGTCTGAGAATACAGATCAACCCACAGAACAAAGCGGATTTCCAGGGCATCTCCCCGGAGCGAGCCTTCGCCGACTtcctctttgccagcaccatcttgCACCTGGTTGTGATGAATTTCGTTGGCTGA